The nucleotide window GGAGAATCCTAATCATCACTAGAATttcctaaaaagaaaagaaaatattacaaatataaaacttaaaaatcacTAAGATTTAtgaacaataaatataaatataaaactactggcaaacataattataatgtcgtctaaaataagaaacaattaaatattcCAAATGACTAATAAATAGGGATCCTAAATCCTTAATAAAGATGGACAAGGATCTTAAATCTCTAACAAACAGGGATTCTTTTAGACTTTCCAACACCTTCATCTATCACTTTATCATTGAAAAATCCAGctggaaaaataaattacaaagagTGAATAAAAAGCAAGGAACAACAAATGTTACAACAACCCAATGAGACATACCTGCCACTTCTGGCTGTCAATTACAGAGCAAGAGGAGTTGTCAAGGCCAGCAAATGTATCTTCATCACAAACAAGTTGAACCCTCTTGTCATATTGGGGAGATTTAATGCTAATTGCATCAAATGCGGTCATTAGGTCTTGTAAATTGGATGCAGAACTACCAGTAGTACTCTCTTGGATCATATTATTGTGGGATGACTCAATCTTACTTGTTAATTCCCTGAGTTTTTGTTCTAAAAGAACACTCAAAGCATCACCAGCACTAATATTAAACCCGGAAGTTGAATTCTTCAAGTAGTGCTGATTATTCTTTGCAAAGGAATCAATATCGAAGCTGTAATTCCTCTCCATTACTCTACTGGAGGACTGAGAGTCAGCCATGGATCTTATGGGAGATGAAAATGTAAATGAAACAATGTCCATTCCTTTCTTTCTATTATCTGCACCCCAGTTCATGGATCCTTCACTTGCCACATTACATTTTACAGATCTTTCATCTTTCTTGTTCAATCCATTATTAGCAATACTTTCTTCAAATTGAGTATTTGCAATTGCAGATTGTTTCTTTTGAGAGAGATTCTTTACTTTAGACGATGAAAAGTCATTTCCAGTATTATTGGTTGTTAAGTCTGTCTTTCTAGAACCAGTTTCAGCATTGGCAGCCACCCTATTTATGCTCCTCTTTGGCTTGATAGTACCACTTGTGGACTTAGCTTCCCTGCCTTGCTGATTGAGAACTTTAGTCTTTGAAGATGAAGTGtctttatttgatatataattctGCTTCTGATTATTCTGCCTAAGGACACTGCTAGCCCTGTTCACAGAAATTCGTTTCTGTGCTGACCTTTGGGTATCTGGTTGGCTCTTGAAAGACTGATTTGCTTTCACATCACTCTTTTCCTTATGGTTGGTTGAACTCCTACTACTAATCAAGGTTGATCCCTCTTCTCTCTGAATATCGACCTTTGCTTGTGCCGTAACTGAAActaatttttccttctttcttgtGTTCTCAGGATTGCTTTTTTCCAGATGTACTGAAGCCTTCACAGCACGATACACTGATCCCCCACGGCTCTGGCCAATATGCTGTCCTTTTGTATACCTTGCAGAAACTGACTCATTAGATTTTTGAGGTCTTGACACTCTATGTGCAGCTtcaattttctctttcaaatcCCAAATTTTCAAGGGAACCGAAGGAACAACAGATTGCCTTCTATACTTGGTAGTTGTCTGGGGACTTGCCTCAATTATCTTTGTAGCAGCCTCCATAATGTAGGCAGTATTTTTTGTTGGGATGAACCCAGGAC belongs to Mangifera indica cultivar Alphonso chromosome 2, CATAS_Mindica_2.1, whole genome shotgun sequence and includes:
- the LOC123209344 gene encoding uncharacterized protein LOC123209344 isoform X4, encoding MENLGRSCSQIILILMIEVDESLVSSSNKAISDLNCASSATNDEGYGARAPGVVARLMGLDSLPTSNVPEPCSTPHVDVQSLRASHYDRNIPNMWSDHSVQHLNIPNKECLSHNQVDSRVHKVQNQPIERFQTEVLPPKSAKSIPISHHKLLSPIKSPGFIPTKNTAYIMEAATKIIEASPQTTTKYRRQSVVPSVPLKIWDLKEKIEAAHRVSRPQKSNESVSARYTKGQHIGQSRGGSVYRAVKASVHLEKSNPENTRKKEKLVSVTAQAKVDIQREEGSTLISSRSSTNHKEKSDVKANQSFKSQPDTQRSAQKRISVNRASSVLRQNNQKQNYISNKDTSSSKTKVLNQQGREAKSTSGTIKPKRSINRVAANAETGSRKTDLTTNNTGNDFSSSKVKNLSQKKQSAIANTQFEESIANNGLNKKDERSVKCNVASEGSMNWGADNRKKGMDIVSFTFSSPIRSMADSQSSSRVMERNYSFDIDSFAKNNQHYLKNSTSGFNISAGDALSVLLEQKLRELTSKIESSHNNMIQESTTGSSASNLQDLMTAFDAISIKSPQYDKRVQLVCDEDTFAGLDNSSCSVIDSQKWQYLQSEEMEIHISSSNEDDAVTEDCQSSCAMSSFEPSITSMSCSDSRNSADESKQFLLALDQSEFSWLPTNLSVPVNEETDLADSASSTLVGNINKRHINRSFSLVDAEESSSWELDYMKEILDSAELVMNKFVLGQTDQVITPNLFNQLENQKNKMGSNGDEYLKLGRKVLFDYVHECLDFKGQQIFVRSFKGWAKCVTVFQRKDWLAEELYKGIRGWNNMEDLMVDELVDKDMSSQYGKWLDFEVEAFEESTKMENSILTSLIDELVSDFFRF